One Rhizobiales bacterium GAS188 DNA window includes the following coding sequences:
- a CDS encoding peptide/nickel transport system permease protein: MIAYVIRRLASIAVVMVLVGVCVFLLLHLAPGDPAAIIAGDNATPEQIAAIRAHLGLDDSLPIQFVRWSAAVLSGDLGVSIFSNTPVATLIGQRLEPTLSLSLATLLFAVPVALTLGVLAAWKVGSSIDRVSMIVSVAGFSAPAFVVGYLMIYVFAVTLKWLPVQGYTSIGQDLGDWARHLVLPALTLGLAYVALIARITRATMLDVLAEDYIRTAKAKGVSAGPMLMKHALKNAGVPIITVIGIGVALLIGGVVITETVFNIPGVGRLVVDAISKRDYPIIQGVILVFSAVYVVINLLVDLSYTLIDPRIRY; encoded by the coding sequence ATGATCGCCTATGTCATCCGCCGCCTCGCTTCGATCGCCGTCGTCATGGTGCTGGTCGGGGTCTGCGTGTTCCTGCTCCTGCATCTGGCGCCCGGGGACCCGGCCGCGATCATCGCGGGCGACAACGCCACGCCCGAGCAGATCGCGGCGATCCGCGCTCATCTCGGCCTCGACGATTCGCTGCCCATCCAGTTCGTCCGCTGGAGCGCCGCCGTGCTCTCGGGGGATCTCGGCGTCTCGATCTTCTCCAACACGCCGGTCGCGACCTTGATCGGCCAGCGCCTGGAGCCGACGCTCTCGCTGAGCCTTGCGACCCTCCTCTTCGCGGTGCCGGTGGCGCTGACGCTCGGCGTGCTGGCGGCCTGGAAAGTCGGCAGCAGCATCGACCGGGTGTCGATGATCGTGTCGGTCGCGGGCTTCTCGGCGCCGGCCTTCGTGGTCGGCTATCTGATGATCTATGTGTTCGCGGTCACGCTGAAATGGCTGCCGGTGCAAGGCTACACCTCGATCGGCCAGGATCTCGGCGATTGGGCGCGCCATCTCGTCCTGCCGGCGCTGACGCTCGGCCTCGCCTATGTGGCGCTGATCGCGCGCATCACGCGCGCCACCATGCTCGACGTGCTGGCCGAAGATTACATCCGCACCGCCAAGGCTAAGGGCGTGTCGGCCGGGCCGATGCTGATGAAGCATGCGCTCAAGAATGCCGGCGTGCCCATCATCACGGTGATCGGCATCGGCGTGGCATTGCTCATCGGCGGCGTCGTGATCACCGAGACGGTGTTCAACATTCCCGGCGTCGGGCGCCTCGTGGTCGACGCCATCTCGAAGCGTGACTACCCCATCATCCAGGGCGTGATCCTGGTGTTCTCGGCCGTCTATGTGGTGATCAACCTTCTGGTCGATCTCTCCTACACGCTGATCGATCCGAGGATACGCTATTGA
- a CDS encoding peptide/nickel transport system ATP-binding protein, with translation MSASKTAIPTGAPLLEVEGLAKHFDMATGMFKRTKLKLRAVDGVSFALSRGETLCIVGESGCGKSTVGKLILRLMQPSAGAIRIDGSDITRASGEVLRAFRKRVQMIFQDPFASLNPRLRAGTIVGEPLENYHLLSAKGRKEKVADLFARVGLRPETADKFPFEFSGGQRQRLGIARALALSPDVIVADEPVSALDVSVQAQVLNLLVDLREALGLAYIFISHDLGVVEHIAHRVAVMYLGRIVEIGDKRTIFDTPRHPYTQALIAAAPVADPRAKRRQIVLEGDVPSPLDPPTGCAFHPRCPYAFARCRVEAPVLTQRGAGHLASCHLEQD, from the coding sequence ATGAGCGCGTCCAAGACCGCGATCCCGACGGGCGCGCCGCTTCTCGAGGTCGAGGGCCTCGCCAAGCATTTCGACATGGCGACCGGGATGTTCAAGCGCACCAAGCTCAAGCTGCGCGCCGTCGACGGTGTGAGCTTCGCGCTCAGCCGCGGCGAGACCTTGTGCATCGTCGGCGAATCCGGATGCGGCAAATCCACGGTCGGCAAGCTGATCTTGCGCCTGATGCAGCCGAGCGCCGGCGCCATCCGCATCGACGGCTCGGATATCACACGGGCGAGCGGGGAGGTGCTGCGCGCCTTCCGCAAGCGGGTGCAGATGATCTTCCAGGATCCGTTCGCCTCGCTCAATCCGCGCCTGCGGGCCGGCACCATCGTGGGCGAGCCTCTTGAGAACTACCATCTGCTCTCGGCCAAGGGCCGCAAGGAGAAAGTCGCCGACCTGTTCGCGCGGGTGGGGTTGCGGCCCGAGACTGCCGACAAATTCCCCTTCGAATTCTCGGGCGGCCAGCGCCAGCGCCTCGGCATCGCCCGGGCTCTGGCGCTCTCGCCCGACGTGATCGTCGCCGACGAGCCGGTCTCGGCGCTCGACGTCTCGGTGCAGGCCCAGGTCCTGAACCTCCTGGTCGATCTGCGCGAGGCGCTGGGCCTAGCTTATATCTTCATCTCCCATGATCTCGGCGTGGTCGAGCATATCGCTCATCGCGTAGCGGTGATGTATCTCGGCCGCATCGTCGAGATCGGCGACAAGCGCACGATCTTCGACACACCGCGCCATCCCTATACCCAAGCCCTGATCGCCGCGGCGCCGGTCGCCGATCCGCGTGCCAAGCGCCGGCAGATCGTGCTCGAAGGCGACGTGCCTTCGCCGCTCGACCCGCCCACAGGCTGCGCCTTCCACCCGCGCTGCCCCTATGCCTTCGCGCGCTGCCGGGTCGAGGCGCCGGTGCTCACCCAAAGGGGGGCTGGCCATCTCGCTTCCTGCCATCTGGAGCAGGATTGA
- a CDS encoding peptide/nickel transport system permease protein — MSVAPAEAARELAQATPRAGLRALRPWRFVRRNPSLVAGAVVLAAFATLALAAPYLPGDPLTMAPNLRLLPPGGDFPFGTDALGRDILARTIHGARVSLLVGFLVAGCSVTIGLVIGLLAGSIRRADAPLMRLMDALMAIPAILLAIALVSLTRASVTTVVIAITIPEIPRVVRLVRSVVLGVREQPYVEAAIAGGARLPKIILRHILPSTVPPLIVQATYVCASAILVEATLSFLGAGSPPEIPSWGNMIASSRLYLARAPWTIFCPGIALALVVLAVNLLGDGLRDRLDPRLARRM; from the coding sequence TTGAGCGTCGCGCCGGCAGAGGCCGCACGGGAGCTGGCGCAGGCGACGCCGCGTGCGGGCTTGCGTGCGCTACGCCCTTGGCGTTTCGTGCGGCGCAACCCCTCGCTGGTCGCGGGTGCCGTCGTGCTTGCCGCCTTCGCGACGCTGGCGCTCGCCGCGCCCTACCTGCCGGGCGACCCGCTGACCATGGCGCCGAATCTCAGATTGCTGCCGCCGGGCGGCGATTTTCCCTTCGGCACCGATGCGCTCGGCCGCGACATCCTGGCGCGCACCATCCATGGGGCGCGGGTGTCCTTGCTGGTCGGCTTCCTGGTGGCCGGCTGCTCGGTGACGATCGGCCTCGTCATCGGCCTCCTCGCCGGTTCGATCCGGCGCGCCGACGCACCGCTGATGCGGCTGATGGATGCGCTGATGGCGATCCCGGCCATCCTGCTCGCCATCGCGCTCGTGTCGCTGACGCGCGCCAGCGTCACGACGGTGGTGATCGCCATCACCATCCCGGAGATCCCGCGCGTGGTGCGCCTCGTGCGCTCGGTCGTGCTCGGCGTGCGCGAGCAGCCCTATGTGGAAGCGGCCATCGCCGGCGGGGCGCGCTTGCCGAAGATCATCCTGCGCCACATCCTGCCCTCGACCGTGCCGCCCTTGATCGTGCAGGCCACTTATGTCTGCGCCTCCGCCATCCTGGTCGAGGCGACGCTCTCCTTCCTCGGCGCCGGCTCGCCGCCCGAGATCCCGAGCTGGGGCAACATGATCGCCTCCTCGCGGCTGTACCTCGCGCGCGCGCCCTGGACCATCTTCTGCCCCGGGATCGCGCTCGCCCTCGTGGTGCTCGCCGTCAACCTGCTCGGCGACGGCTTGCGCGACCGCCTCGATCCGCGCCTGGCGCGGCGGATGTGA
- a CDS encoding peptide/nickel transport system ATP-binding protein, which translates to MSEALLSVRDLKTHFFNADGVTRAVDGVSFEIAAGETLGIVGESGCGKSVTALSVMRLLPPRVARIVGGQISFEGQDLLSFDEAEMRAIRGNRIAMIFQEPMTSLNPLLRVGEQIAEALRIHTGAGRREARAKAAEMLRLVRIPDAERRLDDYPHQFSGGMRQRVMIAMALACDPRLLIADEPTTALDVTIQAQILKLLIELKARTGAAVILITHDLGVVAETCQRVIVMYAGRKIEEAQVDALFDRPAHPYTRGLMAATPRPGLGGDRRRLAEIPGLVPSLREPIAGCAFAPRCPLADDRCRRESPAFGEIAPGHGVACFAAAAATVPA; encoded by the coding sequence GTGAGCGAGGCGCTTCTCTCGGTGCGCGATCTCAAGACGCATTTCTTCAATGCCGACGGGGTGACGCGCGCCGTCGACGGGGTGAGCTTCGAGATCGCGGCGGGCGAGACGCTCGGCATCGTCGGCGAATCGGGATGCGGCAAGAGCGTCACGGCGCTGTCGGTGATGCGGCTGCTGCCGCCGCGGGTTGCCCGCATCGTCGGCGGCCAGATCAGCTTCGAGGGGCAGGATCTCCTGTCCTTCGACGAGGCGGAGATGCGCGCGATCCGCGGCAATCGCATCGCCATGATCTTCCAGGAGCCGATGACCAGCCTCAACCCGCTCTTGCGGGTCGGCGAGCAGATCGCCGAGGCCCTGCGCATCCATACTGGGGCCGGGCGCCGCGAGGCACGCGCCAAGGCGGCCGAGATGCTACGGCTGGTGCGCATCCCCGATGCCGAGCGCCGTCTCGACGATTATCCGCATCAATTCTCGGGCGGCATGCGCCAGCGCGTGATGATCGCCATGGCGCTCGCCTGCGATCCGCGCCTGCTGATCGCCGACGAACCGACCACCGCCCTCGACGTCACCATCCAGGCGCAGATCCTCAAGCTCTTGATCGAGCTGAAGGCGCGCACCGGCGCCGCCGTGATCTTGATCACCCACGATCTCGGCGTGGTGGCCGAGACCTGCCAGCGCGTCATCGTGATGTATGCGGGCCGCAAGATCGAGGAGGCGCAGGTGGACGCGCTGTTCGATCGTCCGGCCCATCCCTATACGCGCGGCCTGATGGCGGCGACGCCGCGGCCAGGTCTTGGTGGTGATCGCCGCCGCCTCGCCGAGATCCCGGGCCTCGTGCCGTCGCTGCGCGAGCCGATCGCCGGCTGCGCCTTCGCGCCGCGCTGCCCGCTCGCCGATGATCGCTGCCGGCGCGAGAGCCCGGCCTTCGGCGAGATCGCGCCCGGGCACGGCGTCGCCTGCTTCGCGGCCGCAGCCGCGACCGTGCCGGCATGA
- a CDS encoding uroporphyrin-III C-methyltransferase / precorrin-2 dehydrogenase / sirohydrochlorin ferrochelatase — translation MKAAHPPLQLVAGRPERVPEVKPARRIDALATLPVFLKLGGRRAIVAGGSEAALWKAELLAAAGAHVEVFAGEKSEIFQALVDDPPAGTVKLLARDWRDGDLAGAALAIADVEAEAEAAQFAAAARKAGVPFNIVDKPDFCDIQFGAIVNRSPLIVSISTDGAAPVFGQAIRAKIEGLLPEGFRHWAEAARDWRPDLRKLGLGFARRRRFWERFSERALAEPGRQPEAALRDKLIKDAADLLGAGAEKGRVTLVGAGPGDPDLLTLKAVRALQSAEIILYDDLVAPQVLDFARREAKRILVGKTGHGPACKQEEINALMLRLAGQGKHVVRLKSGDPGIFGRASEEIEACRQAGIEVSIVPGITAAQGAAASLGISLTQRQHSRRLQFVTGHAKDGKLPADLDWRAIADPSATTALYMPKRTLAEFRDRAIEAGLLPHTPAAAISSATRHDERRIFATISGLPELVARFDPDGPLLILIGRGLETEAASEPGRAADAPQRPFAAGSGT, via the coding sequence ATGAAAGCCGCCCATCCGCCGCTGCAGCTCGTCGCCGGCAGGCCCGAAAGGGTGCCTGAGGTGAAGCCTGCGCGCCGCATCGATGCGCTCGCCACCCTGCCGGTTTTCCTGAAGCTTGGGGGGCGGCGCGCCATCGTCGCAGGCGGCAGCGAAGCCGCGCTCTGGAAAGCCGAGCTGCTGGCCGCCGCCGGCGCCCATGTCGAGGTGTTCGCAGGCGAGAAGAGTGAGATCTTCCAGGCGCTTGTGGACGATCCGCCGGCCGGGACCGTGAAGTTGCTCGCCCGCGACTGGCGGGACGGCGATCTCGCAGGCGCAGCGCTCGCCATCGCCGATGTCGAGGCCGAGGCGGAGGCAGCGCAATTCGCGGCCGCCGCTCGCAAGGCCGGCGTGCCCTTCAACATCGTCGACAAGCCCGATTTCTGCGACATCCAGTTCGGCGCCATCGTCAATCGCTCCCCGCTCATCGTGTCGATCTCGACGGATGGGGCCGCCCCGGTCTTCGGTCAGGCGATCCGCGCCAAGATCGAGGGCTTGCTGCCGGAGGGGTTCAGGCATTGGGCGGAGGCGGCGCGCGACTGGCGCCCCGATCTGCGCAAGCTCGGCCTCGGCTTTGCCCGCAGGCGGCGCTTCTGGGAGCGGTTCTCCGAGCGCGCCCTCGCCGAGCCCGGGCGCCAGCCGGAAGCTGCGCTGCGCGACAAGCTCATCAAGGATGCGGCGGATCTGCTCGGCGCTGGCGCCGAGAAGGGCCGCGTGACGCTGGTCGGCGCCGGGCCCGGCGATCCGGATCTCCTGACGCTCAAGGCCGTCAGGGCGCTGCAATCGGCCGAAATCATCCTCTATGACGACCTCGTCGCCCCGCAAGTGCTCGATTTTGCACGCCGCGAAGCCAAGCGCATCCTGGTGGGCAAGACCGGCCATGGGCCGGCCTGCAAGCAGGAGGAGATCAACGCCCTCATGCTGCGCCTCGCCGGCCAGGGAAAACATGTGGTGCGGCTGAAGAGCGGCGATCCCGGCATTTTCGGGCGGGCCAGCGAAGAGATCGAGGCTTGCCGCCAGGCGGGCATCGAGGTCAGCATTGTGCCGGGCATCACGGCGGCGCAAGGAGCGGCAGCCTCCCTCGGTATTTCATTGACACAAAGGCAACACTCGCGCAGATTGCAGTTCGTGACGGGGCACGCGAAGGATGGAAAGCTGCCGGCAGATCTCGATTGGAGGGCAATCGCCGATCCCTCGGCCACGACAGCCCTCTACATGCCCAAGCGCACGCTCGCGGAATTCCGCGACCGGGCTATTGAGGCGGGGCTCTTGCCACACACGCCGGCGGCTGCCATATCGAGTGCAACGCGTCATGACGAACGCAGGATATTTGCGACGATTTCCGGGCTGCCCGAACTCGTAGCGCGTTTCGATCCTGATGGGCCTCTGCTCATTCTCATCGGACGCGGTTTGGAAACCGAGGCGGCTTCGGAGCCGGGACGAGCGGCCGATGCCCCCCAACGGCCGTTCGCGGCCGGGAGCGGGACCTGA
- a CDS encoding Predicted transglutaminase-like cysteine proteinase: protein MKTGIAKLLIAGLIGYSATTMAMKATASPSQLRPSAARQATRQVNWEPVGAQTRRPIGWHNLCLVQSVECQAGAQRPVNVELTPEMRRLLTSVTTLANRVIVAQTDDEHYHLDRKTLIDWWTYPDDGAGDCSDYMLLKRKMLIEAGWPRSAALATVVIDRNGEGHAVLTVTTDQGDYILDNLTDKLLRWDQTGYAYVKRQSQEDENLWVAITDGGDAGAVSSTSSLPTVKVSSR, encoded by the coding sequence CCATGGCGATGAAGGCCACAGCCTCGCCGTCGCAGTTACGGCCTTCGGCGGCTCGCCAGGCCACTCGCCAAGTCAATTGGGAGCCGGTCGGCGCGCAGACGCGCCGGCCCATCGGCTGGCATAATCTATGTCTGGTACAGTCCGTGGAATGCCAGGCTGGGGCGCAACGACCGGTGAATGTCGAGCTGACGCCCGAGATGCGCCGCCTCCTGACGTCTGTGACCACGCTCGCCAATCGCGTCATCGTGGCTCAGACCGATGACGAGCATTACCATCTCGACCGCAAGACGCTGATCGACTGGTGGACCTATCCGGATGACGGCGCCGGCGATTGCAGCGACTATATGCTGTTGAAGCGCAAGATGTTGATCGAGGCCGGCTGGCCGCGCTCGGCGGCGCTGGCGACCGTGGTGATCGACCGCAACGGCGAAGGCCACGCCGTGCTCACCGTGACCACCGATCAGGGCGACTACATCCTCGACAACCTCACCGACAAGCTGCTGCGCTGGGACCAGACGGGCTACGCCTATGTCAAGCGGCAGTCGCAGGAGGACGAGAATCTCTGGGTGGCGATCACCGATGGCGGCGATGCGGGCGCCGTCTCCTCGACGAGCTCGCTGCCGACCGTGAAGGTCAGCAGCCGTTGA
- a CDS encoding sulfite reductase (NADPH) hemoprotein beta-component, with the protein MYRYDEFDARFVRERVAEFRSQVERRLDGSLTEDEFRPLRLQNGLYLQLHAYMLRIAVPYGTLSARQMRQLAVIADRYDRGYGHFTTRQNLQFNWPKLKDVPDILGLLADVEMHAIQTSGNCIRNVTADHFAGVAADEVEDPRPTAELIRQWSSLHPEFSFLPRKFKIAVTGAEHDRAVIKAHDIGLRILRHPESGELGYQVIVGGGLGRTPMIGKLVRDFLPKDDLLAYLEAIMRVYNLEGRRDNKYKARVKILVHEIGAEEFSRRVEQEFAGLDGPSINADPEEVKRIAAYFAPPPYQQLPDRSAKLEAARAAHAEFARFFETNVTAHRTQGYAAVTISLKPIGGVPGDATSEQMRIVADLAERYSFAEIRVSHIQNLVLPHVRKDDLFALWEVLDAAELATANSGLVTDIIACPGLDYCALATARSIPIAQSISRRFADSGRQREIGPLGIKISGCINACGHHHVGHIGILGLEKNGAEYYQLTLGGDATEHAALGERLGPGLAAEQVPDAVEKIVDVYLASRAPGEEFIETYRRVGIAPFRDAFQGELHAAD; encoded by the coding sequence ATGTATCGCTATGACGAATTCGATGCGCGCTTCGTGCGCGAGCGCGTGGCCGAGTTCCGCTCGCAGGTGGAGCGTCGCCTCGACGGTTCGCTGACCGAAGACGAGTTCCGGCCGCTGCGCCTGCAGAACGGGCTCTATCTGCAGCTGCACGCCTATATGCTGCGCATCGCCGTTCCGTATGGCACGCTGTCGGCAAGGCAGATGCGCCAGCTCGCCGTGATCGCGGATCGCTACGACCGCGGCTATGGCCATTTCACCACGCGCCAGAACCTCCAGTTCAACTGGCCCAAGCTCAAGGACGTGCCCGACATTCTCGGCCTGCTCGCCGATGTCGAGATGCATGCCATCCAGACCTCGGGCAATTGCATCCGCAACGTCACGGCCGATCATTTCGCGGGGGTTGCTGCCGACGAGGTCGAGGATCCGCGCCCGACCGCCGAGCTCATCCGGCAATGGTCGAGCCTGCATCCGGAATTCAGCTTCCTGCCGCGCAAGTTCAAGATCGCCGTGACCGGGGCCGAGCATGACCGCGCCGTCATCAAGGCCCATGACATCGGGCTGCGCATCCTGCGCCACCCGGAGAGCGGCGAGCTCGGCTATCAGGTGATCGTGGGCGGCGGCCTCGGGCGCACGCCGATGATCGGCAAGCTGGTGCGCGACTTCCTGCCGAAGGATGATCTCCTCGCTTATCTCGAGGCGATCATGCGGGTCTATAATCTCGAAGGGCGCCGCGACAACAAATACAAGGCACGCGTCAAGATCCTCGTCCACGAGATCGGCGCCGAAGAGTTCAGCCGCCGCGTCGAGCAGGAATTTGCCGGGCTCGACGGGCCGAGCATCAATGCCGATCCGGAAGAGGTGAAGCGGATCGCCGCCTATTTCGCTCCGCCGCCCTATCAGCAATTGCCGGACCGCTCGGCGAAGCTCGAGGCGGCGAGAGCGGCGCATGCCGAGTTCGCGCGCTTTTTCGAGACCAACGTGACCGCCCATCGAACCCAAGGCTATGCGGCGGTCACCATCTCGCTGAAGCCGATCGGGGGCGTGCCGGGCGACGCCACCTCCGAGCAGATGCGCATCGTCGCCGATCTCGCGGAGCGCTACAGCTTCGCCGAGATCCGCGTCTCCCATATCCAGAACCTCGTCCTGCCGCATGTGCGCAAGGACGATCTGTTCGCACTCTGGGAGGTGCTCGACGCAGCCGAGCTCGCGACCGCGAATTCCGGCCTCGTCACCGACATCATCGCCTGCCCGGGCCTCGATTATTGCGCGCTCGCCACGGCCCGCTCCATCCCGATTGCCCAATCGATCTCACGGCGTTTCGCCGATAGCGGCCGGCAGCGCGAGATCGGCCCGCTCGGCATCAAGATCTCCGGCTGCATCAATGCCTGCGGCCACCACCATGTCGGCCATATCGGCATTCTCGGCCTCGAGAAGAACGGCGCCGAATACTACCAGCTGACGCTCGGCGGCGACGCCACCGAGCACGCAGCGCTCGGCGAGCGGCTCGGCCCCGGCCTCGCGGCCGAGCAGGTGCCGGACGCGGTCGAGAAGATCGTCGACGTCTATCTGGCGAGCCGGGCGCCCGGCGAAGAGTTCATCGAGACCTATCGTCGTGTTGGCATCGCGCCGTTCCGTGATGCCTTCCAGGGAGAGTTGCATGCCGCTGATTGA
- a CDS encoding Uncharacterized conserved protein, DUF934 family: MPLIDASGLKADHFTNVVETAPLPAGDVILPLARLSQEGESVLARGDRLGVHLPNTAKLADIAAFLDRLSIVAIGFPSFADGRGFSLAKRLRNQGFRGVLRAVGPLIADQMRHALGSGFDEVEAPEALVQRQPVAHWLAGLATITLRYQRDTRLGVSILDQRRAARAGHDERRVAHAA, encoded by the coding sequence ATGCCGCTGATTGACGCTTCGGGCCTGAAGGCGGACCACTTCACCAATGTGGTGGAGACGGCCCCGCTGCCGGCCGGCGACGTGATCTTGCCGCTCGCGAGGCTCTCCCAAGAGGGCGAGAGCGTGCTGGCGCGCGGCGACCGGCTCGGCGTGCATCTGCCGAACACCGCCAAGCTCGCCGACATCGCCGCCTTCCTCGACCGGCTGTCGATCGTCGCCATCGGCTTCCCCTCCTTCGCGGACGGGCGCGGCTTCAGCCTCGCCAAGCGGTTGCGCAATCAGGGTTTCCGGGGCGTTCTGCGCGCCGTGGGCCCGCTGATCGCCGATCAGATGCGCCATGCGCTCGGTTCCGGCTTCGACGAGGTCGAGGCGCCCGAGGCGCTGGTCCAGCGCCAGCCTGTCGCGCATTGGCTCGCGGGCCTCGCCACCATCACGCTGCGATATCAGCGCGACACAAGGCTCGGGGTGAGCATCCTCGACCAGCGCCGCGCGGCACGCGCCGGACATGACGAGAGGAGGGTTGCTCATGCGGCTTGA
- a CDS encoding Lrp/AsnC family transcriptional regulator: MDATDRKILTLLQADSSLSIAELAERVHLSQTPCWKRVQKLEAKGIITRRVALVSPEKIGLGLTVFVAIETADHSTEWLSRFAETVSAMPEVMELYRMAGEVDYQLRVVVADMAAYDLFYKRLIGTMPLKNVTSRFAMERIKQTTALPVPGAPPIALTKP, from the coding sequence ATGGACGCAACCGATCGCAAGATACTGACGCTGCTGCAGGCGGATTCCAGCCTGTCGATCGCGGAGCTGGCGGAGCGCGTCCATTTGTCGCAAACGCCCTGCTGGAAACGCGTCCAGAAGCTCGAGGCCAAGGGCATCATCACGCGGCGCGTGGCGCTCGTCTCGCCCGAGAAGATCGGGCTTGGCCTCACCGTCTTCGTCGCCATCGAGACCGCCGACCATTCGACCGAGTGGCTGTCGCGCTTCGCCGAGACCGTATCGGCGATGCCCGAGGTGATGGAGCTCTATCGCATGGCGGGCGAGGTCGATTACCAGCTGCGCGTGGTAGTCGCCGACATGGCCGCCTATGACCTGTTCTACAAGCGGCTGATCGGCACCATGCCGTTGAAGAACGTCACCTCGCGCTTCGCCATGGAGCGCATCAAGCAGACGACGGCACTGCCGGTTCCAGGCGCCCCGCCGATCGCGCTCACCAAGCCGTAG
- a CDS encoding O-acetylhomoserine sulfhydrylase — protein MATASPHAVAPLALATRAVHAGTEPHRPTGARAVPIFQTNGFVFDDLEHGADIFAMRRPGFSYSRGSNPTVAALERRVAGLEGGTAAVAVASGQAAWLVALLALCASGDEYVGSRQVFGGSLGLMKRLDKRLKIKCAFADPTTESITAAITERTKAIIVEGIVNPTGEVIDLDGIAEVAKAHKLPFIVDSTLASPALLRPIEHGADIVIHSASKFLVGNGTAIGGIIVDAGTFQWKGDSRFPLVSEPWEDYENFVPAERQPENAFATACRLLGLRELGPGMQATTAFLILTGIETLPLRMRRHCANAEAVANFLAGHEAVASVSYPGVPSHPNHNLARRYCPDGLGSIFMITLKTAEMAKRALTRVNLFSHLVNIGETRSLIAHPASTTHRSLNAEERRSFGITDATLRLSIGIEDAPDLIADLEQALA, from the coding sequence ATGGCCACAGCATCGCCACACGCAGTTGCGCCGCTTGCGCTCGCGACGCGAGCCGTCCACGCCGGCACCGAGCCGCATCGGCCGACCGGCGCCCGCGCCGTTCCGATCTTCCAGACGAACGGCTTCGTCTTCGACGACCTGGAGCATGGCGCCGACATCTTCGCGATGCGGCGGCCGGGCTTCTCCTATTCGCGCGGCTCGAACCCGACCGTCGCCGCGCTCGAGCGGCGGGTCGCGGGGCTGGAAGGTGGAACTGCCGCAGTCGCGGTCGCCTCGGGGCAGGCCGCCTGGCTGGTGGCGCTCTTGGCGCTGTGCGCTTCGGGTGATGAATATGTCGGCTCGCGCCAGGTGTTCGGCGGCTCGCTCGGCCTGATGAAGCGGCTCGACAAACGCCTCAAGATCAAATGCGCCTTCGCGGATCCGACGACCGAGAGCATCACGGCCGCGATCACCGAACGCACCAAAGCGATCATCGTCGAAGGCATCGTCAACCCGACCGGCGAGGTGATCGATCTCGACGGCATCGCCGAGGTGGCGAAGGCACATAAGCTGCCCTTCATCGTCGATTCGACGCTCGCTTCGCCGGCGCTGCTGCGTCCGATCGAGCACGGCGCCGATATCGTGATCCATTCGGCCTCGAAATTCCTGGTCGGGAACGGCACGGCGATCGGCGGCATCATCGTCGATGCCGGAACCTTCCAATGGAAGGGCGACAGCCGCTTCCCGCTCGTCTCCGAGCCCTGGGAGGATTACGAGAATTTCGTGCCGGCCGAGCGCCAGCCCGAGAACGCCTTCGCCACCGCCTGCCGCTTGCTCGGCTTGCGCGAGCTCGGACCCGGCATGCAGGCGACGACCGCCTTCCTGATCCTGACCGGTATCGAGACCCTGCCGTTGCGGATGCGCCGGCACTGCGCCAATGCCGAGGCGGTCGCGAATTTCCTCGCGGGCCATGAGGCCGTGGCCAGCGTCAGCTATCCGGGCGTGCCGAGCCATCCCAATCACAACCTGGCGCGGCGTTACTGTCCGGACGGGCTAGGTTCCATCTTCATGATCACCTTGAAGACCGCCGAGATGGCGAAGCGGGCGCTGACCCGCGTCAATCTCTTCTCGCATCTCGTCAATATCGGCGAGACGCGCTCGCTGATCGCGCATCCGGCGAGCACCACGCATCGTTCCTTGAACGCCGAAGAGCGGCGCTCCTTTGGCATCACCGATGCCACCTTGCGGCTGTCGATCGGCATCGAGGATGCGCCGGACCTGATCGCCGATCTCGAGCAGGCCCTCGCCTGA